The sequence below is a genomic window from Desulfobulbus oligotrophicus.
CGCGGCACTGTTGTTGCCCCGCCTGAAGGCACCGTGGTCTTTGCCAACGAACCCCTGCTCACCGCCACCGGCACCCTGGCTGAAGTGCAGCTGGTGGAAACAGTGCTGCTCAACATCATCAACTTCCAGACCCTGGTGGCTACCAAGGCCGCCCGTATCTGCCATGCCGCCGGTGACGGCGAGGTGATCGAGTTCGGACTGCGTCGCGCCCAGGGGCCGGATGGCGGCCTGTCCGCCTCCCGCGCCGCCTGCATTGGTGGTGCCAAGGGGACAAGCAATGTGCTGGCCGGAATGCGTTTTGACCTGCCGGTACGGGGTACCCATGCTCACAGCTGGGTGCAGTCTTTTCCCGACGAGCTGACCGCTTTCCGCGCCTATGCCGGGGTTTTCCCGGACAGCAGTGTACTGCTGGTCGACACCTATGATACCCTGAAGAGCGGCCTGCCCAATGCCATTACCGTGGCCCGCGAACTGCGTGAACAGGGGCATGAGCTGCGTGCCATCCGTCTTGATTCCGGCGACCTGGCCTACCTCTCGCGACAGGCACGGCAGATGCTTGATGCAGCCGGGTTTGCCAACGTCCGTATCCTGGCTTCCAACGAACTTGACGAACAGGTGATTGCCTCCATCCGTGAGGAGGGCGGTCGGATCGATATCTACGGCGTGGGCACCAAACTGGCCACTGCCGCCGGTGTCGGCGGTGTAGCCCTGGGCGGTGTCTACAAGCTGGTGGCCATTGATGGCCGACCGAAGATGAAGGTGACCAGTGACCCGGCCAAGGCCACTCTGCCCGGATACAAGCAGCTGCTGCGCGCTGTTGCCCCGGATGGCGGGTATGTACAGGATGTGGTCTGTCTGCAGGAAGACACGCTTTCTGCCGGTGCCACGGTCTTTGACCCGTTCAACCCCATGCGGCAGACAAGGCTTCCTGCTGACATCCGCCTGGTTGACCTGCGACAGACGGTTCTGCAGGACGGTCAGCGCACCATGGAGCCGGAGCCGCTTGCGGCCATGGCCGAGCGCTGCCGCCGCGACCTGGCCCTCCTGCCCCAGGGGTGCCGGCGTTTTATCAACCCGCACCATTACAAGGTTTCAATATCATCCCGACTCAAGGAGTTGCGTTGTCAGCTGATTGAAAAAGTTACCTCGGAAAAGGAAAAACAATGAAGAACAGTGCCCTCTTGATCATTGACGTTCAAAATGATTTCTGCCCCGGCGGATCCCTGGCTGTGACCGGAGGCGACCGGGTCATTGCCCCTTTAAACCGGGTGGCCGCAGCCTTTGCAGCTGCCGGCCTGCCTGTCTTTGCCACCCGTGACTGGCATCCGCCCGAGACCAGTCATTTTCAGGCCCAGGGCGGACCGTGGCCCGTCCACTGCGTCCGGGACAGTGCCGGTGCCGCCTATCATCCTGATCTTCGCCTGCCTGAGGGGACGGTGCATCTGTACAAGGGGGTTGATGAACAGCGCGACGGCTACTCTGCCTTTGACGGAGCTGATCAGACCGGCACCCTGCTGGAGAGCCTGCTGGCGGATCGCAGCGTTGACCACCTCTCTATCGGCGGCCTGGCCACTGACTACTGCGTGCGCTCCTCAGTGCTTGATGCCCTCACCCGTGGCCTGACGGTCACCGTGCTGACAGACGCGGTGGCCGGGGTTGAACTCCGGCCCGGTGACAGCGAACGCTCGCTCAACGACATGCGCGTGGCCGGAGCTCGTCTGCTGACTGTGGAGCAGGCTGTGCAGGCACACGGCCTGCAACGGTAAAAGCGTGTGAGGTACCTGTAACATGTCCCGTCTCTTCATCACCGATACTTTAAGCATAGGGATGCATGAGATTGAGCTGACAGCAGTACGCGCCCAGGGAGCCGGCGGTCAGCACGTCAACAAGGTCAGCAGCGCGGTTCACCTGCGGTTTGATATCCACGCCTCTTCCCTGCCCGAAAAGTACAAGAAAAGACTGCTGGCCCGGCCTGATCAGCGACTGAGCCGGGATGGTGTTCTCATTATCAAGGCCCAGGAGTTCCGCAGTCAGGAAAAAAACCGTGAGGCGGCCATAGAACGCCTGGCAGCCATAATCCGGGCGGCAACTGTGGTTCGCAAGGTGCGTCGTCCCACCAAACCGGGCCAGGCAGCCAGGCAACGACGGCTCGATGCCAAACGCCGCCGGGGTCACACCAAACTGCTGCGTCGCAAACCGGAACTGTAGCGACTTTCCCCTGGGACGCACCGCAGCAGGGGCAGGTGTGCCCTTCTCCCTTCACCCGCTCTGCAGCAGCATACGCGCCCAGCGGCCCCGCCCGGTTATCCGCAAGGTGCTGCTCCTCCACCTCACTGCACAGATACCGGATTGCCCGGCACATCCGGTTGCCATGGCTTGTCATGACGGCAGGTTGCAGCAGTAACCCGGGCACCGTCTTCTTCCACCCACCAGTGCTGACCGGTCTTTAATGAACAGATAGGAGCGTTCACGATGTTGGCGGTCTGTAGCTCCCGGGCCAGGTCTGCCAACGGCATCTCATAGCCGTTATCAGCCAGCTGAAAGGTACCGTCGTAATGAACGGGCAGCAGCGGCGGCCTGCCGAGATCAACCCAGGCCTGCAGCGCCTCTGCCGGGTTCATGTGGTTGTAGGCCATGAACCAGCGCGGTTCGTACGAGCCTATAGGCAGGACGGCAAGACGCAGTGCCCCGTGTCTGGCGGCAATATGGCGAAAGTTGTCACCCCCGCCGTACCCGCTGTCCCCCACAAAACAGATCTTACCGCCGGGGGTGGCAAGGACAAAGGTTGCCCAGAGGGCCTGATTACGATCCCGGAGACTGCGGGCCGACCAATGGTGCATTGGTTCCAGATAAACGGTCAGATCCGGTGAGACCATCACCTGCTGGCCCCAGTCACGGGCATCTATCCGGGCATCGGGAAGACGTTCGTGGATGATGGCGTCATTACCCAGCGGCGTGATGATACGCATCCGGTGCCGCTGCCAGAGTTGTTCCAGGGTGGCTAAATCGAGGTGATCATAGTGGTTGTGACTGATCAGCACCAGGTCAATGGGCGGAAGATCGGCCAGACGAATACCGGGCGGATGCACCCGTTTCGGTCCGATCCAGGAAAAGGGACTGACCCGTTCGGACCAGACCGGATCGGTGAGGATGTTCAATCCCTGGGTTTGGATCAGCAAGGTCACATGCCCGACAAAGGAGACTCGCAACTGGTTGCCATCCACCCTGCGGGGCGGTATATCAACAGTCTGGAGGTCGCTGAACTCCGGCCACGGCTGGCGCTTGCGGGTTGCATACCAGCGCAGCGTATCCAGAAAAGAGGTGGGGGCAGGTTTCCCGGGATTGTAAAACCGTTTACCATCAAAATGGTCGGACACCGGCCCCTGATAGTACTGCGGAGGAACAACAAAAAACATAGTGACACCCATAAGCCCTAAAACAACGAGGGCAACAGAAAGATATTTTCTCTTCATTGCCACATACCATGTGCAACACCGGAGCAACGGCACCGACCGCATTGCCTGCTGTTTATGACATGTACTTCCATCTTCAACACCTCATCCACTGTTGCCTGCTACCATATATTGCTCTCAACCAGTACAGATTCAATGATTTTATTCTTTTTGCAGGCTATAGATAAGTAACATTCTTCTTGAATAGACCACCCGACCTGCTACAATTTCACAGAGGCAATCAGCGACTTTCTCCTGCTGAAACATGAAAATATGCCTGCACAAGATGTTTATGAGGCAGACAGGCCTGGTGCATGCCCATCCGGACAGCCTGCTGGTCGCAGTGTATTGGTCCTTCTTTAATAAGCATCTTCTCTGTAGAGGCTCTACTTTTAACCAGCGCGATGACCCTTTGATGGACGAACAGGGATAACCGCCATACACGACAACAAACGGCATGTACTCATCCCTTCTCCCCAATCTCTCCTCTCCCCACCCGTTCCGGCCATGCCGACTCTGCGTTTAAACCATCTGGCCACCTCCTTTGTCCTCCTCATGCTTGTCGCACTGGCTGTGAACGGGTGGATTTTACTGCATGTGTTCCAGTTGCACACAAGCTCTCTCCAGGCACAGGAAAACCGGCAGCAGGCCCTGCAAACCACCTACGATATTCAGCAGGAAATTGCAGCCCTGTCAAGAATGGTGCGTGCCTACACAGCTTCGGCCAACACCAAATACCTGACGTACTACTATGATATTATTGATATCAGGTTAGGGAAAAAAACCGCACCGGATCACTATGGACCAACCTACTGGTCGGAAGTGATGGCAGGTAAACGCAAGCATGCCATGCCCACAGAGGCCGTTGCCGAAGCACTCCTGTCAAAGATGCAGCGCCAGGGATTCAGCAAGGAAGAGTTCGCCACCATGAATCGGGGTCTTGCCTACTCCGAGGAGCTCTACAAACTCGACCAGATCGCCTTTGCCGCCACCCAGGGGTTGTACGACCCCGGCACAAACAGTTTTGTTGATGACGGCAGGCCTCAGCTCAAGTTTGCCAACGAATTTCTCTACAATCAACAGTATCTCCGGATGGAGGATCTGATCAACCAGGAGGTACAGACCTTTGTCCGACTGGTGGATGAACGGACCAAACAGGAGGTGCAGGAGGTGACCAGCCGGTTGCGACAGAGCATTCTTACGGCAGTGTACCTGCTGGTCGGCACGGTGGTTGCCGCATTCGTGGCAGTCTTCATCATCCGCAGAATGGTCCTGGCTCCGATGAGCAACCTGATGGACAAGGCCCTGGCCATCGGTAACGGCGACTATTCGGTCCGGCCGGATATCACACGTGGTGTCGGCGAGCTCCAGGCGCTGAGCCAGACAATCAGCATCATGGCGCGTAACATCGAAGAAGACATGCAGCAGCGCGAACAGATCACCCATGAGCTGGAAATAGCCACTGCCAGGGCTGAAGAGTCCACCCGTGCCAAGTCACTGTTTCTGGCCAACATGAGCCATGAGATCCGCACCCCCATGAACGCCATCATCGGCATGACCAGCCTTACCCTGAATACCCGTCTCGATGACAGGCAGCGCGACTATATCGGCAAGGTAAAGAATGCATCGGAATCTCTGCTGAGCATCATCAACGACATCCTGGATTTCTCCAAAATTGAGGCCGGTAAACTGACCCTGGATATTGTGTCGTTTCAGATGGAGGATGTGCTCAGTAATGCAACAGTTCTGGTGCGTCAACTTGCCCTGGAAAAGGAGATTGAACTGCTGCTTGATATCCGCAGCAACCGGCTGCTCAGCCCTGCAGGAACGTTCCGCGGCGACCCCTTGCGAATCGGTCAGATTCTGACAAACCTGCTGTCCAATGCCGTCAAGTTTACCAGTCAGGGATCGGTCAGGCTCGAGGTCGAAGGGCATGACCAGCAGGATGAAACCCTGGCACTGTACTTTCTTGTGGAAGATACAGGAATCGGCATGTCGGAAGAACAGCTGGCACTGCTGTTTCATGAATTTTCCCAGGTAGACGGCTCCACCACCCGTCAGTTCGGAGGAACCGGGCTGGGTTTGAGTATTTCCAAACGGCTTGCCAACCTTATGGGAGGTGACATCACTGTCTCCAGTCAGCCCGGTGTCGGTTCCCGGTTCACACTGCATGTGAGACTGCCGTATTCGGCATCCTCCTCGTGCAGCTTTTCACCGCAGCCGTCGGAAAAATCGTTCAAAGCCCTGGTGGTCGATGATCATGACCAGGCCCGGGAGGTGCTGCAGGGCCTGCTTGAGCTGTTTGATATCGAAGCAGTGAGTGTGGCCTCTGGGGAGGATGCCCTGGCCCTGCTTGCCCGGACCGACCACACGTTTGATCTGCTCTTCCTCGACTGGGTGATGCCGGGTATGGATGGCGCGGCTGTACTGGCCGAACTCAAAACATTGTCGTTGGAAAAGCCGCCACTGACCGTTATCATCTCCTCCTATGATGTGGATATGCCTCCGGTACAGCAGGACGAACTGTCTCCTGCTGTGCAACTGCTCCATAAACCGATTCTGCCCGGTGACATACGGATCCTGCTTGATACGCTCAGGAACACTCCCCGGCACAGACAAGAGCAGCCGTCACTGCCCGGCAGAGTACACCTGCAGGGAATGCGGGTCCTCCTGGTTGAAGACAATGCCATTAACCAGCACGTTGCCCAGCAACTTATGCAGTTTCAAGGTGTTGAAGTCGATGTGGCCGACAACGGACAAAAAGCTGTGGATATGGTTAACGCCCATCCTGCCGACTATTACGATGTTGTGCTCATGGATATACAGATGCCGGTTATGGACGGCTTTGAAGCAACCAAAATTCTGCGTCATCAGCCGCAGTATCAGAGGTTACCCATAATCGCGCTGACCGCGCACGTCATGACCGAACAACAGGAGTACTGCCGGGCCATAGGCATGAACGGTCACATCGCCAAACCCATTGATCCGGAGATTTTGTACAAAGCGCTGGCCGATCACTCGCAACAACCAAAAACCACGTTAACTCCGGCAACGCAGCCCGCGGAGCAGACCACTGCAATCCTGCCGGCTGTGACTGCAATCGACACCCTGAGCGGGTTGACCTACTGTGCCAACAATCCGACACTCTATACCAAAACTCTGCATCATTACATACAGCTCTACACCGATTTTGCCGACCAGCTCGCCTCTTTACATGAACAGGACGAATGGGATGAACTGCTGCGTCAAACCCACTCATTCAAGGGATTAAGCGCCACCATCGGTGCCGGGGATCTCAGTGGACTTGGCATGCGCCTGGAAACAGCAACCCGGGAACGCTCGGAAGACCTGATCCCGTTAATTGAGGAATTGAGCCGCGAACTGCCGTCTGTCCTCGACGAGCTGCACGGGTATCTGTCCCGACAAGGCCCATTGTGAGACAACAACATCAAGAAAAGAGCGGCACTGTCTGCTCTCAGATACAGATCTGTCCAGGTGTTCACATGACAACCTGTTCATACAATGCCATCAGAGAAAACTCTTTATATCAACATGACTAAGGAGCTATACAGTTTATCATGAACAGATCCCAAACTCTCATCCTGGTAGTGCTCTTGTTTGCCGGCCTTGTCATCAGTCCCACAGCCCGGGCCGTTGACTTCAGTTACTCTGCTTTCGGCACCATCGGGGCGGCAATTTCCGATGAACCCATCCGGTACCAGCGGGACATTGATGACAGCGGTACCTTTATGCGGGACTCTCTGCTGGGGGGTCGATTGGATGCCAAGTTTAACGAACAGTGGGCAGCAAGCAGCCAGGTTACACTGGCGGCCAGTGATAAAGAAGATGACAGGATCAGGCCGCAGCTCAAGTGGACCATGGTGTCGTACCGGCCTGCCAATGACTGGTTGATCCGGGTGGGACGGCTCAGTTTGGGCGGACTGCTGCACCAGCAGAATCTGGATGTGGGAGTCACCTATGATATGGCACGATTGCCCCGGGAAGTGTATCTTCTCTCCTCAGACTATGACTTTGACGGCGTGAGTGTCACCAAAACCTGGAATATCGGTGACTATGAACTGGCGCTGGACGGCTCCTTCGGCATGCAGAAACGCTACTATCGCGTCTTTCAAGAGGGAACCGACAGACCATCATATTACAGTGCTGATGTCACCGGCGGCGGTCTGGTGGCCACTTTGAAAGATTACGATCACACCACCTTCCGTTTCGGGTGGCACATAACAGACATTGATCCCAATACAACCGAAGGTATGCTCGCCAGATACAACTTCATGCCCCTGGGAGGCGGACAGTACACCTTAAACCCTGTGAATCCCTTTGGCTACAGATCGACCTTCACAGTCAACACCTTGTTTCTCGGCGTGGAATTCCCGCTGGGCGACTTTCTGGTAACCTGTGAGGGGACTGCTGTCCTGCCAAACAGTGTGGAATCAGCCCCCGAAAACTACGCCGGTTACGTCTCCCTGTCACGAAAGTTCGACAAATGGACCCCTTACATTACCTACGCTAAAATATGGAGCAACGGTCTTGACACCTGGCGCCGGGTCAAAGGAGCGACCAATCCGTACCTGCCGGGCAGTCCACAGGCCCTTATTGCCGACGCCTACCTTGCAGATGTGGCCAGTGTTATCGCTGTTTTTGACCAGAGCTCTGTTATGCTCGGCACCTCGTACGCCATCACTCCC
It includes:
- a CDS encoding nicotinate phosphoribosyltransferase: MHPPYLLTDLYELTMQAGYLEHDMAGKPAVFDLYFRTNPFAGGYAVFAGLEPALAYLKDLRCSPAEIDYLQGLGLFNDRFFDYLRSFRFRGTVVAPPEGTVVFANEPLLTATGTLAEVQLVETVLLNIINFQTLVATKAARICHAAGDGEVIEFGLRRAQGPDGGLSASRAACIGGAKGTSNVLAGMRFDLPVRGTHAHSWVQSFPDELTAFRAYAGVFPDSSVLLVDTYDTLKSGLPNAITVARELREQGHELRAIRLDSGDLAYLSRQARQMLDAAGFANVRILASNELDEQVIASIREEGGRIDIYGVGTKLATAAGVGGVALGGVYKLVAIDGRPKMKVTSDPAKATLPGYKQLLRAVAPDGGYVQDVVCLQEDTLSAGATVFDPFNPMRQTRLPADIRLVDLRQTVLQDGQRTMEPEPLAAMAERCRRDLALLPQGCRRFINPHHYKVSISSRLKELRCQLIEKVTSEKEKQ
- the arfB gene encoding alternative ribosome rescue aminoacyl-tRNA hydrolase ArfB encodes the protein MSRLFITDTLSIGMHEIELTAVRAQGAGGQHVNKVSSAVHLRFDIHASSLPEKYKKRLLARPDQRLSRDGVLIIKAQEFRSQEKNREAAIERLAAIIRAATVVRKVRRPTKPGQAARQRRLDAKRRRGHTKLLRRKPEL
- a CDS encoding MBL fold metallo-hydrolase, which produces MKRKYLSVALVVLGLMGVTMFFVVPPQYYQGPVSDHFDGKRFYNPGKPAPTSFLDTLRWYATRKRQPWPEFSDLQTVDIPPRRVDGNQLRVSFVGHVTLLIQTQGLNILTDPVWSERVSPFSWIGPKRVHPPGIRLADLPPIDLVLISHNHYDHLDLATLEQLWQRHRMRIITPLGNDAIIHERLPDARIDARDWGQQVMVSPDLTVYLEPMHHWSARSLRDRNQALWATFVLATPGGKICFVGDSGYGGGDNFRHIAARHGALRLAVLPIGSYEPRWFMAYNHMNPAEALQAWVDLGRPPLLPVHYDGTFQLADNGYEMPLADLARELQTANIVNAPICSLKTGQHWWVEEDGARVTAATCRHDKPWQPDVPGNPVSVQ
- the pncA gene encoding bifunctional nicotinamidase/pyrazinamidase, producing MKNSALLIIDVQNDFCPGGSLAVTGGDRVIAPLNRVAAAFAAAGLPVFATRDWHPPETSHFQAQGGPWPVHCVRDSAGAAYHPDLRLPEGTVHLYKGVDEQRDGYSAFDGADQTGTLLESLLADRSVDHLSIGGLATDYCVRSSVLDALTRGLTVTVLTDAVAGVELRPGDSERSLNDMRVAGARLLTVEQAVQAHGLQR
- a CDS encoding hybrid sensor histidine kinase/response regulator, with translation MPTLRLNHLATSFVLLMLVALAVNGWILLHVFQLHTSSLQAQENRQQALQTTYDIQQEIAALSRMVRAYTASANTKYLTYYYDIIDIRLGKKTAPDHYGPTYWSEVMAGKRKHAMPTEAVAEALLSKMQRQGFSKEEFATMNRGLAYSEELYKLDQIAFAATQGLYDPGTNSFVDDGRPQLKFANEFLYNQQYLRMEDLINQEVQTFVRLVDERTKQEVQEVTSRLRQSILTAVYLLVGTVVAAFVAVFIIRRMVLAPMSNLMDKALAIGNGDYSVRPDITRGVGELQALSQTISIMARNIEEDMQQREQITHELEIATARAEESTRAKSLFLANMSHEIRTPMNAIIGMTSLTLNTRLDDRQRDYIGKVKNASESLLSIINDILDFSKIEAGKLTLDIVSFQMEDVLSNATVLVRQLALEKEIELLLDIRSNRLLSPAGTFRGDPLRIGQILTNLLSNAVKFTSQGSVRLEVEGHDQQDETLALYFLVEDTGIGMSEEQLALLFHEFSQVDGSTTRQFGGTGLGLSISKRLANLMGGDITVSSQPGVGSRFTLHVRLPYSASSSCSFSPQPSEKSFKALVVDDHDQAREVLQGLLELFDIEAVSVASGEDALALLARTDHTFDLLFLDWVMPGMDGAAVLAELKTLSLEKPPLTVIISSYDVDMPPVQQDELSPAVQLLHKPILPGDIRILLDTLRNTPRHRQEQPSLPGRVHLQGMRVLLVEDNAINQHVAQQLMQFQGVEVDVADNGQKAVDMVNAHPADYYDVVLMDIQMPVMDGFEATKILRHQPQYQRLPIIALTAHVMTEQQEYCRAIGMNGHIAKPIDPEILYKALADHSQQPKTTLTPATQPAEQTTAILPAVTAIDTLSGLTYCANNPTLYTKTLHHYIQLYTDFADQLASLHEQDEWDELLRQTHSFKGLSATIGAGDLSGLGMRLETATRERSEDLIPLIEELSRELPSVLDELHGYLSRQGPL